The following proteins are co-located in the Candidatus Methanogranum gryphiswaldense genome:
- the feoB gene encoding ferrous iron transport protein B — protein sequence MTTVALVGNPNCGKTTIFNKLTGSSQRVGNWPGVTIEKKVGKLRGKKDVDIVDLPGVYSLSPYSPEEIITRNYLVHESPDVIINIVDASNLERNLYLTTQVMEMGIPVVIALNMMDIAENRGILIDIKELSKRLGCKVVPTCALKNDGLDDVSDTAIAEVGHVPGYLRFSDETENCIFKVSELIDNRNHATSRWYAIKLLERDELAQSEYEDILDEITPLIETLEKSKDDTGDGIIAEERYNAIGTIVSGVRKETKDNKETISDKIDKIVTNKWLGLPIFAGIMFITYYIAMTTVGAYFSGWVNDVFFGEWVLPGVQSWLESMNVDPVLIGLIVDGILAGVGAVLGFLPQVLVLFILLTILEDCGYMARICFVMDRIFRKFNLSGKSFIPLLVGTGCGIPGIMASRTIENETDRKLTVVTTTFMPCSAKLPIIALIAGALFGGSALVALFCYFLGIGCVLISGIILKKLRTFAGAPSVFIMELPPYHTPKFMNVVKTTLDRGWAFVKKAGTFILLACAIVWFLSAFSWNLTMVDDINDSMLASIGQAICWIFTPLGWGGDWQFSVATITGLLAKENVVGTFGVLFGFNEISEAGEEIWTVIAAMLGTVGGLSFLAFNMICAPCFAAIGAMRRELGTWKMTLLAVTYQCALAYVIAMMIFQFGSIIVYGTFSLWLIPTIIITILMIYLLIAKDPFKYFNNKSKEAIKC from the coding sequence ATGACCACTGTCGCACTTGTCGGAAACCCGAATTGCGGTAAAACTACAATTTTCAACAAATTGACTGGAAGCTCTCAACGTGTCGGAAACTGGCCAGGAGTTACCATCGAAAAGAAAGTAGGAAAGCTCAGAGGAAAAAAAGATGTTGATATTGTCGACCTTCCAGGGGTATATTCCTTATCTCCTTATTCGCCGGAAGAGATAATAACAAGAAATTATCTTGTTCATGAGTCTCCGGACGTTATAATTAACATCGTTGATGCATCCAATCTCGAAAGGAACCTGTACCTTACCACACAAGTGATGGAAATGGGAATACCCGTCGTGATAGCACTTAATATGATGGATATTGCCGAGAATCGTGGCATATTGATTGATATTAAAGAATTATCAAAGAGACTCGGTTGCAAGGTTGTTCCTACTTGCGCTCTCAAAAACGATGGATTGGATGATGTATCTGATACTGCAATTGCCGAAGTAGGCCATGTTCCAGGATACCTTAGATTTTCCGATGAAACAGAGAACTGCATCTTCAAGGTCAGCGAACTAATTGACAACCGCAATCATGCCACCTCAAGATGGTATGCGATAAAACTTTTGGAAAGAGATGAACTGGCACAATCTGAATATGAGGATATATTAGACGAGATCACTCCGTTGATCGAAACCTTGGAAAAATCCAAAGATGACACCGGCGATGGTATCATCGCAGAAGAAAGATACAATGCCATAGGGACCATTGTATCTGGTGTCAGAAAAGAAACAAAGGATAACAAAGAGACGATCTCGGATAAGATAGACAAGATCGTAACGAACAAGTGGCTGGGACTTCCCATATTCGCAGGCATAATGTTCATCACTTACTATATAGCAATGACCACCGTCGGTGCATATTTCTCTGGCTGGGTCAATGATGTTTTTTTCGGAGAATGGGTTCTCCCAGGAGTACAGTCATGGCTTGAGAGTATGAATGTTGATCCTGTACTGATCGGCCTCATCGTAGATGGTATACTTGCTGGTGTAGGTGCTGTTCTAGGTTTCCTACCTCAGGTATTGGTATTGTTCATACTGCTGACCATCCTTGAAGATTGCGGATACATGGCAAGAATATGTTTTGTCATGGACCGCATATTCAGGAAATTCAATCTTTCCGGAAAATCCTTCATACCGTTACTTGTAGGGACTGGATGCGGAATTCCGGGTATCATGGCATCGAGGACCATAGAGAATGAGACCGACAGAAAACTAACAGTCGTAACAACTACCTTTATGCCATGCTCAGCAAAACTCCCAATAATCGCTCTGATCGCCGGAGCATTGTTTGGAGGTTCTGCTCTAGTGGCACTATTCTGTTACTTCTTAGGAATAGGCTGTGTATTGATCTCCGGAATAATACTTAAGAAATTGAGAACGTTCGCAGGAGCTCCATCCGTGTTCATTATGGAATTGCCCCCTTACCACACACCCAAATTCATGAACGTTGTGAAAACGACCCTTGACAGGGGATGGGCCTTTGTAAAGAAAGCTGGAACATTCATACTGCTCGCATGTGCGATAGTGTGGTTCCTCTCTGCTTTCAGCTGGAACCTCACAATGGTTGATGACATCAACGACTCGATGCTTGCATCGATAGGACAAGCCATATGCTGGATATTCACTCCATTAGGATGGGGGGGTGATTGGCAGTTCTCGGTGGCTACCATAACTGGACTGCTCGCAAAGGAGAATGTCGTTGGAACATTCGGTGTTCTCTTCGGATTCAATGAAATCTCAGAAGCAGGAGAAGAGATATGGACTGTTATCGCAGCCATGCTAGGAACCGTGGGCGGATTGTCATTCCTTGCTTTCAACATGATATGTGCACCTTGCTTTGCAGCGATCGGTGCAATGAGGAGAGAACTGGGAACATGGAAAATGACACTGTTAGCTGTCACATACCAGTGCGCTTTAGCATATGTGATCGCAATGATGATATTCCAGTTCGGTTCGATCATCGTATACGGGACATTCAGTTTATGGCTGATACCTACGATCATCATAACCATCCTAATGATCTATCTACTCATTGCAAAGGACCCATTCAAATATTTTAATAACAAATCCAAGGAGGCGATAAAATGCTGA
- a CDS encoding ferrous iron transport protein A: MECSKCASCSSCCGCHKGSDANVDTTMPTMGGIPLTMASEGDTGTIIRITGNQETRKYMSNLGFTAGSKVSVIKKVSKDLIVDIKGSRIAMDASVASRLYFVPM; encoded by the coding sequence ATGGAATGTAGCAAATGCGCTTCATGCAGTTCATGCTGCGGATGCCATAAGGGCTCGGATGCCAACGTAGATACGACCATGCCTACCATGGGAGGAATACCTCTTACCATGGCATCCGAAGGTGATACTGGAACAATAATCAGGATCACTGGAAACCAGGAAACCAGGAAGTATATGTCGAACCTTGGATTCACTGCAGGATCAAAAGTATCTGTCATAAAGAAAGTATCAAAAGACCTGATCGTGGACATAAAAGGTTCTCGTATAGCAATGGATGCCTCCGTAGCATCCAGACTCTATTTCGTACCGATGTGA
- a CDS encoding ferrous iron transport protein A, translated as MKTIKDMKPGDETVVIKVHGTGPIRKRVLDMGITKGAKVIAVKRAPLGDPIEVKVRDYELSLRNKEAEIVEIE; from the coding sequence ATGAAAACAATAAAGGATATGAAACCCGGGGACGAAACCGTTGTTATCAAAGTACACGGCACTGGACCGATAAGAAAACGTGTCTTGGACATGGGCATAACCAAAGGTGCAAAGGTAATTGCAGTAAAAAGAGCACCTCTTGGAGATCCTATCGAGGTCAAGGTCAGAGATTATGAATTAAGCCTTAGGAACAAAGAAGCAGAGATCGTCGAGATCGAATGA
- a CDS encoding hydantoinase/oxoprolinase family protein translates to MASAYAHTTGDLMYIGLGFDTGGTYTDAVILDMKNGTVLQKAKALTTKENLVIGIENAIKNFDQELLSNISIVSLSSTLATNSVVEGKGCRVGLICIGREYNNSVRVDEYIKVSGRHDLNGEITEELDIDSIKRFLNNVKDKIDCIAITGYMSVRNPEHEIDVEKLVKMTIDKPIVCGYQLSSSLGFNERTVTAIMNARLIPVIKDLIGSVSKVMDSHEIHAPIMIVKGDGSIMNVKMAEERPVETILCGPAASLTGAKVLTGIKDAVVVDMGGTTTDIGILRNGFPSINSCGATIGGHRTHVLAAEISTSGIGGDSRIFLNGNEVCLKPQRVVPLCIAAYEHPEIIGDLEETIKQPVTNHRAFDDRNVISNIEFFTGSKPLSTEILSQIDREFLGLIKQRPLTLNRAASILNVHPLNFNITKMEEHGLIQRIGLTPTDILHAEGSYVQYNAKASELGMEYMCRRTGTTKEEFIKKIRTMVYEKITREILMKVIFDETSNSKSCDICESIINKVITGNPGRDYDCTITLNKPIIGIGAPVCAWLPNVAKRLNTRFIEPHDSMVGNAIGAISGCIVESIDILIEPEGTCSDYSGPCTVFSKLGKMNFDTIQKGMEYARIEGGKFADTTAKQAGAYSTDVSFDVKERTYDIEGTKTILDILISVTATGKPQQMI, encoded by the coding sequence ATGGCCTCGGCATACGCACATACAACAGGTGATCTAATGTATATTGGTCTAGGATTCGACACTGGAGGAACGTACACAGATGCCGTGATCCTCGATATGAAAAACGGCACGGTTCTTCAAAAGGCAAAGGCACTCACAACAAAAGAGAACCTTGTCATAGGGATCGAGAATGCAATTAAAAATTTCGATCAAGAGTTGCTATCTAACATCTCAATCGTTTCTTTATCATCCACTCTTGCAACAAATTCGGTGGTCGAAGGAAAAGGATGCAGAGTCGGCCTGATATGTATCGGAAGAGAATACAACAATTCGGTCAGAGTGGACGAATATATCAAAGTCAGCGGACGTCACGATCTGAACGGCGAAATAACAGAAGAACTTGATATAGATTCGATAAAAAGATTTCTAAATAATGTAAAGGACAAGATCGATTGTATTGCGATAACAGGCTATATGAGCGTCAGAAATCCTGAACACGAGATTGACGTTGAAAAACTGGTCAAGATGACCATTGACAAACCCATAGTTTGCGGATATCAGTTATCGTCCAGCCTTGGATTCAATGAAAGGACCGTGACCGCAATAATGAATGCAAGGCTGATACCCGTAATAAAAGACCTCATTGGATCTGTAAGCAAAGTGATGGACAGCCACGAGATACACGCACCGATAATGATCGTGAAAGGAGACGGTTCCATCATGAACGTTAAAATGGCAGAGGAACGCCCGGTCGAGACCATACTGTGCGGTCCTGCTGCAAGCCTTACCGGTGCAAAGGTGCTTACCGGGATCAAAGATGCAGTGGTTGTGGATATGGGCGGTACAACGACCGATATAGGCATACTTAGGAATGGTTTTCCCAGCATCAATTCTTGTGGAGCTACCATCGGCGGTCATAGGACCCATGTCCTTGCAGCCGAGATCTCTACATCTGGTATTGGAGGGGACAGCCGCATCTTCCTTAATGGGAATGAGGTCTGCCTTAAACCACAACGTGTTGTACCTCTCTGCATAGCAGCATATGAACATCCAGAGATAATCGGTGATCTTGAAGAGACGATCAAACAACCAGTGACCAATCACAGAGCCTTTGATGACAGAAATGTCATTTCGAACATAGAATTTTTTACAGGATCGAAACCACTTTCGACCGAGATACTTTCACAGATAGATCGTGAATTCCTTGGTCTGATCAAACAGCGTCCGCTTACTTTGAACCGGGCAGCTTCGATCTTAAATGTACATCCCCTGAATTTCAATATAACCAAAATGGAAGAACACGGTCTGATACAAAGGATCGGTTTGACACCGACAGATATCCTCCATGCTGAAGGAAGTTATGTACAATATAACGCCAAAGCTTCCGAATTAGGAATGGAATATATGTGCAGGAGGACGGGAACCACTAAAGAAGAGTTCATTAAGAAAATAAGGACCATGGTTTATGAGAAGATAACTCGTGAAATCCTTATGAAGGTCATATTCGATGAAACTTCCAATTCCAAATCCTGTGACATTTGCGAGAGCATTATCAATAAGGTCATCACTGGAAACCCTGGACGGGATTATGATTGCACCATCACACTGAACAAACCAATAATCGGAATAGGTGCACCAGTGTGCGCTTGGCTTCCTAATGTGGCAAAAAGACTGAATACGAGATTCATTGAACCTCACGACTCGATGGTGGGAAATGCGATTGGTGCAATATCTGGATGCATCGTAGAATCGATCGATATCCTGATCGAACCAGAGGGCACATGTTCTGATTATTCCGGACCTTGTACCGTATTTTCAAAACTCGGAAAAATGAATTTCGATACGATACAAAAAGGAATGGAATACGCAAGGATAGAAGGTGGAAAATTTGCCGATACCACGGCAAAACAGGCCGGTGCCTACTCCACAGATGTATCTTTTGATGTCAAAGAAAGAACATATGATATCGAGGGGACCAAGACAATACTCGACATACTCATATCTGTAACGGCTACAGGAAAACCTCAACAGATGATCTGA
- a CDS encoding uroporphyrinogen decarboxylase family protein, translating to MKEMTPVERATAAINNEKVDRLTVYPIACGVCRKLIGDGKLTYREWCSDPKLFAQAFVEGQKRFGLDFAVGLMDLSVMAGDLGAHVRMDEQNTPFVDKHVNNGPEDYENLKVPDIKKGRTDVLIKGTKLMASGLNGKVITSAFVEGPLLALSQTVGAERLFMDMFTDPAPVHKALKTMTEYDSQIVEALGHTEIKALMWDYLWGNYSVLGDQEYKEFEAKYAEKLNKLVLKNGMAMAIHNCADLPHLNTQIKEYKPSIYSMAYYPLIEGSPSPTKVIEDGYADKCLVAGQLDPQLFIRGTVEQVTNATRDLCHEVKTALCKRGLNSTYCIASGCEVPPDISCKLENISAMVETTKKYGRMDN from the coding sequence ATGAAAGAAATGACACCAGTTGAAAGAGCAACTGCTGCAATCAACAATGAGAAGGTTGACAGACTCACTGTCTACCCCATCGCATGCGGTGTCTGCAGAAAGCTCATAGGTGATGGAAAACTGACCTACCGCGAATGGTGTAGTGATCCTAAGCTGTTTGCACAGGCCTTCGTAGAAGGACAAAAAAGATTCGGATTAGACTTTGCGGTCGGATTGATGGATCTTTCGGTCATGGCAGGAGACCTGGGTGCACATGTAAGAATGGACGAACAAAATACTCCATTCGTAGATAAACATGTAAACAATGGACCTGAAGATTATGAGAATCTTAAGGTACCTGACATTAAAAAAGGTAGAACTGACGTTCTGATAAAAGGTACAAAACTGATGGCAAGTGGATTGAATGGGAAGGTAATAACCTCCGCATTTGTAGAAGGACCTCTACTTGCATTATCACAGACCGTTGGAGCAGAAAGACTGTTCATGGATATGTTCACTGACCCTGCTCCGGTCCATAAAGCCCTAAAAACCATGACCGAATACGATTCGCAGATCGTCGAGGCCCTTGGACATACAGAAATAAAAGCATTGATGTGGGATTACCTTTGGGGAAACTATTCGGTTCTAGGAGACCAAGAATACAAGGAATTCGAAGCAAAATACGCTGAGAAACTGAACAAATTGGTCCTAAAAAACGGAATGGCTATGGCAATACATAACTGCGCCGATCTTCCACACCTAAACACCCAGATAAAAGAATACAAGCCTTCGATCTACTCGATGGCCTACTATCCACTTATCGAGGGGTCCCCGTCTCCGACAAAAGTGATCGAAGACGGATATGCCGACAAATGTCTTGTCGCAGGGCAGCTTGATCCACAGCTCTTCATCAGAGGAACCGTAGAACAAGTGACCAATGCTACGAGGGACCTATGCCATGAGGTCAAGACCGCTTTGTGCAAGCGCGGACTGAATTCCACATATTGCATTGCATCTGGGTGCGAAGTGCCACCAGATATCTCATGCAAATTGGAGAATATCTCCGCAATGGTCGAAACAACGAAAAAATACGGCAGAATGGATAATTAA
- a CDS encoding GAF domain-containing protein, with amino-acid sequence MIPYGMYGVLLISSDEVLLQQARRFITNINDSMDVHILSDPAGLNAILKSELHLDVIVCDHDPPNVNAISIFNEMSRMNDLRPFIIMTKKADGNVAIKAFELKMDYYVSRENVMNFYMDLSSKIILCAEKVKIEAYRQLSERRMNALLSMATMHDKEFGEILNYALESSVKLTNSTIGYIAMYEEDTKKLKMGSWSLGGPEKCKMKNRQITYDFDSTGVWGEPIRQKKAIIINDYSSDPRCHENELPAGHVELKRLLMIPIFHNGQILATAGVGNKSLEYTEDDTIQFTLFMEGLISIYHERMLEEENVRSERNLREVMLNAPVGIMIVDNDLSILENNEYARSLLTSHSLCLSKEPLKAFSNDLSRMISSDIDEVRESGEPREFRHSVDNNGVDVVFKINVAKTVGKKDEITGFIIIIDDITEIAHADKVLRQTMERINVLDSLMNEDIRKSLKDLRFDADGISNSLEKESILDSIGALDNIMKFVQEYHDVGLVDPQWQSLDDIIDIAVKSNHLEPNFMDRNVKGAKILADPAFYNVFSNLVMYSLIQGVRVTKCSIKCRIDNGSLVIVYSDDGVGIPYDQKASFVSGASMEYGRGAYLAFNILRASGFRSKEVGVPGRGMIIEITVPSSNYSINWE; translated from the coding sequence ATGATACCATACGGTATGTACGGAGTGTTGTTGATCTCGTCAGATGAGGTCCTGTTACAACAGGCTCGGAGATTCATCACGAATATCAACGATAGTATGGATGTACACATTTTAAGCGATCCTGCTGGTCTGAATGCTATTTTGAAATCCGAATTGCATTTGGATGTTATCGTATGCGATCATGATCCACCTAATGTCAATGCCATTTCGATTTTCAATGAAATGAGTCGTATGAACGATCTTCGCCCCTTCATTATCATGACAAAAAAGGCTGACGGTAATGTGGCCATTAAGGCATTTGAATTGAAAATGGATTATTATGTCAGTCGTGAAAATGTAATGAATTTCTACATGGATCTATCGTCAAAGATCATTCTGTGTGCGGAAAAGGTCAAAATAGAGGCATATAGGCAGCTTAGCGAGAGAAGAATGAATGCTTTGCTTTCGATGGCTACAATGCACGATAAGGAATTCGGTGAGATACTCAATTATGCTTTGGAATCCAGTGTCAAATTGACCAACAGTACGATCGGTTACATTGCAATGTATGAAGAGGATACCAAGAAACTCAAGATGGGTTCCTGGTCATTGGGTGGACCTGAGAAATGTAAGATGAAGAATAGGCAGATTACATACGATTTTGATTCTACGGGTGTTTGGGGAGAGCCAATACGTCAAAAAAAGGCAATAATCATTAATGATTATTCCAGTGACCCCAGATGTCATGAGAACGAATTGCCAGCGGGTCATGTAGAATTGAAAAGATTGTTAATGATACCCATATTCCATAATGGGCAGATCCTTGCTACAGCAGGTGTTGGAAACAAGTCTTTGGAATACACTGAAGACGATACCATACAATTCACTCTTTTTATGGAGGGTCTAATTTCCATCTATCACGAAAGAATGCTGGAAGAAGAAAATGTAAGAAGTGAACGTAATCTAAGGGAAGTCATGCTCAACGCACCCGTAGGCATAATGATCGTTGATAATGACCTCTCAATTTTAGAGAATAACGAATATGCAAGGTCACTTTTGACATCTCATTCTTTGTGTCTGTCCAAGGAGCCATTGAAGGCTTTTTCTAACGATCTTTCACGTATGATCTCATCTGATATAGACGAAGTACGTGAGTCAGGGGAGCCAAGGGAATTTCGGCATTCTGTAGACAATAATGGCGTAGATGTGGTTTTTAAGATCAATGTAGCTAAAACAGTTGGAAAAAAGGATGAGATCACAGGGTTCATAATAATAATTGACGATATAACTGAAATCGCTCATGCTGATAAGGTGTTGCGTCAGACAATGGAAAGGATAAATGTTCTAGATTCTTTGATGAATGAGGATATAAGGAAATCATTGAAAGATCTAAGATTCGATGCAGATGGTATTTCAAATTCTTTAGAAAAAGAGAGCATATTGGACAGTATAGGAGCTTTGGATAATATCATGAAGTTCGTCCAGGAATACCACGATGTAGGTCTTGTCGATCCACAATGGCAAAGTTTGGACGACATAATAGACATTGCAGTCAAATCCAATCATCTAGAACCAAATTTTATGGATCGTAATGTAAAAGGTGCAAAGATACTTGCCGATCCAGCATTTTATAATGTTTTTTCCAATCTTGTGATGTATTCTTTGATACAGGGTGTTCGTGTCACCAAATGCTCAATAAAATGTAGGATCGACAATGGAAGTCTGGTCATAGTTTATTCGGATGATGGTGTCGGCATACCATATGATCAGAAAGCATCATTTGTTTCCGGAGCCTCCATGGAGTACGGGAGGGGAGCATATCTGGCGTTCAATATTCTGAGAGCCTCAGGATTCCGTTCTAAAGAAGTGGGAGTTCCAGGTAGAGGAATGATAATCGAGATAACAGTGCCATCATCCAATTATTCAATCAATTGGGAATGA
- a CDS encoding cobalamin-dependent protein (Presence of a B(12) (cobalamin)-binding domain implies dependence on cobalamin itself, in one of its several forms, or in some unusual lineages, dependence on a cobalamin-like analog.): protein MSKEEILKKLSDSVINYKIEVAKSAAQEALSTGMDPIEAINEGLVKGMSVVGENYAEHKVYLPQVLVSARCMYAGLDILLPAIPKSKLENAKKCAAAVVEGDVHDIGKNIVRTMLTAGGYIVIDYGKDISPEEIVKKAENDGINCLCLSTLMTPTMENMKKTIDVLKETGYRSKVIVTIGGPPTSPGFAKDIGADHRDANAQNCVNWLKEEFR from the coding sequence ATGTCGAAGGAGGAAATACTGAAAAAATTAAGCGACTCGGTTATAAATTACAAGATCGAGGTTGCAAAAAGTGCCGCACAAGAAGCACTCAGTACCGGAATGGACCCTATAGAAGCAATTAACGAGGGCCTTGTAAAGGGAATGAGTGTTGTTGGAGAGAACTATGCGGAACATAAGGTCTATCTCCCACAGGTATTGGTCTCTGCACGTTGCATGTACGCAGGATTGGACATCCTTCTACCTGCAATCCCAAAATCCAAACTTGAAAATGCAAAAAAATGTGCAGCCGCAGTCGTTGAAGGCGACGTGCATGACATCGGAAAGAACATAGTAAGAACAATGCTCACCGCAGGCGGATACATTGTGATTGACTATGGAAAGGACATTTCTCCTGAAGAAATTGTGAAGAAAGCGGAGAACGACGGAATAAACTGTCTGTGCCTCAGCACCCTCATGACACCAACAATGGAGAATATGAAAAAAACAATCGATGTGCTGAAAGAAACGGGTTACCGCTCTAAAGTGATCGTAACTATTGGCGGTCCACCAACATCTCCTGGATTTGCAAAAGATATTGGGGCAGACCATAGGGATGCAAATGCACAGAATTGCGTTAACTGGCTCAAGGAGGAATTCAGATGA
- a CDS encoding TetR/AcrR family transcriptional regulator → MSSERKDRILEATIFLLENCQDVKEVTTRAIAGNASVNPALVNYYYGSKDELMVCAMKSIMASFLSDDSIQYGTGNPKKVLEEALTSFARKIVLFRKHLKTAVPKILLDDEIVLSRMVYPLIKEYYGDRLSEQDSKLLAYQIVSFILLVFYRSDAVKKYCGVDFMDEYQCSVLVKKEVNLVLQTV, encoded by the coding sequence ATGTCTTCAGAAAGGAAGGACAGAATCCTAGAGGCCACCATATTCCTCTTGGAGAATTGTCAGGACGTCAAGGAGGTAACCACAAGGGCGATAGCAGGAAACGCAAGCGTTAATCCAGCATTGGTCAACTATTATTATGGTTCTAAAGACGAACTGATGGTTTGTGCCATGAAGAGCATAATGGCTAGTTTTCTGTCCGATGATAGCATACAATACGGCACTGGCAATCCCAAAAAGGTTTTGGAGGAGGCACTTACGTCTTTTGCTAGGAAGATCGTGTTGTTCAGGAAGCACTTGAAGACCGCTGTTCCGAAGATCCTTTTGGATGATGAGATAGTGCTTTCCAGGATGGTATATCCTTTGATCAAGGAATATTACGGTGACAGGCTGTCGGAACAGGACTCAAAGCTATTGGCATATCAGATCGTTAGCTTCATATTGCTGGTTTTCTACCGTTCTGATGCTGTAAAGAAATACTGCGGTGTCGATTTCATGGATGAATATCAGTGCAGTGTCCTTGTAAAGAAAGAGGTAAATCTTGTTCTCCAGACAGTTTGA
- a CDS encoding FeoB-associated Cys-rich membrane protein: protein MLNGATILIALVIAVILMIAVYYSYKSFRCGGCEGCKKCCTNKECRPEKKNKNK, encoded by the coding sequence ATGCTGAATGGTGCCACAATACTGATAGCTCTGGTAATAGCTGTGATCTTGATGATCGCCGTGTATTATTCATACAAGAGCTTCAGATGCGGAGGATGTGAGGGATGCAAGAAATGTTGTACGAACAAGGAATGCCGTCCTGAAAAGAAGAATAAAAATAAGTAA
- a CDS encoding HAD family hydrolase, with amino-acid sequence MALDPKYKAVVFDMDGTFMNTKVNYTKLSNVVFDEMRSIGVPENVIDRSNGSRSELSSGMEWMKANGMTEEINSIGKRISKRATDVELENAHLAQPFEGSLEVLDLLKKKGYKTGILTRGGRRYAECVLNLFDILNDFDVIVARDDYPDNESKPSPIAMQHVANAIGVRPDEILYLGDHVFDWMTARDSGAGFYGVLSGNYDINNWKAINDDVQLLDSVKNLLYMI; translated from the coding sequence ATGGCACTGGACCCCAAGTACAAAGCTGTCGTTTTCGATATGGATGGCACCTTCATGAACACGAAGGTTAACTATACCAAACTTTCCAATGTGGTATTCGATGAGATGAGATCCATCGGAGTTCCAGAGAATGTCATAGACAGGTCCAATGGATCCAGATCCGAACTTAGCAGCGGAATGGAATGGATGAAAGCCAACGGAATGACCGAAGAGATAAATTCCATAGGTAAAAGGATATCAAAAAGAGCGACAGACGTAGAATTAGAAAATGCACATCTGGCCCAACCCTTCGAAGGTTCACTTGAGGTTTTAGACCTTCTAAAGAAAAAAGGATACAAAACTGGTATTCTTACACGCGGAGGACGCAGATACGCAGAATGTGTCCTCAATCTCTTCGATATCTTGAACGATTTCGATGTCATCGTTGCAAGAGACGATTATCCAGATAATGAATCCAAACCATCGCCCATTGCAATGCAACATGTGGCAAATGCAATAGGCGTCAGACCGGATGAGATCCTTTATCTCGGAGACCATGTATTCGATTGGATGACCGCGAGAGATTCGGGAGCTGGATTCTATGGTGTACTTTCTGGTAACTATGATATCAACAATTGGAAAGCGATTAACGATGATGTACAATTGCTGGATAGTGTCAAGAACCTCCTATATATGATCTGA